The Nitrospirota bacterium genome includes a region encoding these proteins:
- the thiI gene encoding tRNA 4-thiouridine(8) synthase ThiI, producing MHIIVHYQEIVLKGKNRHVFVKKLIDNIRYATTGLGAGNIRHKDGRIILDLPSNADEAKICNRLSKTFGIANFVLTRRLSNDVNLFKDEVLHYIKGREFKSFRVSTRRGYKGYPLTSMDVDRIVGAHIKESIGARVNLTNPELVVHIQILSGETYFYIDRIQGPGGLPVGTGGTVVCLLSGGIDSPVAAWRMMKRGCSVIFVHFHSYPYLSKASQEKVQDITEILNEYQRHSRAYLLPFGDIQKDIVLSVPAKYRVVIYRRMMLRVAERIAAQTGALALVTGDSLGQVASQTLENISTTGDAVTLPILRPLIGMDKEEIIAQAKRIGTYDISIIPDQDCCQLFIPKNPSLRTTIREIERVEKRLDIEGLIKMALAHIK from the coding sequence ATGCACATAATAGTCCACTATCAGGAAATAGTCCTAAAAGGCAAAAACCGGCACGTATTTGTCAAAAAGTTAATAGACAATATCAGGTATGCAACAACAGGCCTTGGTGCAGGAAATATCAGACATAAAGACGGCAGGATTATCCTTGACCTGCCTTCAAATGCAGATGAGGCCAAAATATGCAACAGGCTCTCAAAGACCTTTGGAATTGCCAATTTCGTCCTGACCCGAAGACTTTCAAATGATGTCAATCTGTTTAAGGATGAGGTCCTCCATTACATAAAGGGGAGAGAGTTTAAGAGCTTCAGGGTGTCCACAAGAAGGGGATACAAGGGATACCCACTCACGTCAATGGATGTTGACAGGATTGTCGGCGCCCATATTAAGGAGTCTATAGGGGCCAGGGTCAATCTCACCAATCCTGAGCTTGTTGTTCATATCCAGATATTGTCCGGCGAGACATACTTCTATATTGACCGTATTCAAGGCCCAGGCGGCCTCCCTGTTGGCACCGGCGGCACTGTGGTATGCCTCCTTTCCGGCGGCATTGATTCGCCTGTTGCAGCCTGGCGTATGATGAAGCGTGGTTGTTCCGTAATCTTCGTTCACTTCCACAGCTACCCCTATCTGAGCAAGGCATCACAGGAGAAGGTGCAGGACATCACAGAGATACTGAATGAATATCAGCGGCATTCCAGGGCATATCTTCTCCCGTTCGGTGATATACAGAAGGATATAGTCTTAAGCGTGCCTGCGAAATACAGGGTGGTAATATACAGGCGCATGATGTTGAGGGTCGCTGAAAGGATTGCAGCACAGACAGGCGCCCTTGCACTCGTAACAGGCGACAGTCTCGGACAGGTGGCCTCCCAGACCCTTGAGAATATATCTACAACCGGCGATGCAGTAACGCTTCCCATACTAAGGCCGCTAATCGGCATGGATAAGGAGGAGATTATCGCCCAGGCAAAACGCATCGGCACTTACGACATCTCCATAATCCCGGACCAGGACTGCTGCCAGTTGTTCATCCCCAAAAACCCTTCTTTAAGGACTACAATCCGGGAAATCGAGAGGGTTGAAAAGAGGCTTGACATTGAAGGGCTGATTAAGATGGCCCTGGCTCACATAAAGTAG
- a CDS encoding NUDIX hydrolase, producing MKLTTCPECGVTIQPRNPFPTVDIIIEIEDKWIVLIKRKNPPYGWAIPGGFVDYGESLEEAAVREALEETSLNVELVRQFHVYSSPDRDPRFHTIATVFIARAAGTPVAADDAKEAEIFTRETLPVEIAFDHRKILDDYFNSRY from the coding sequence ATGAAATTAACAACTTGCCCGGAGTGCGGTGTTACCATCCAGCCCAGGAATCCTTTTCCTACTGTGGATATTATTATTGAGATTGAAGATAAGTGGATCGTGTTGATCAAAAGGAAAAATCCGCCTTATGGCTGGGCAATACCCGGCGGGTTTGTTGATTACGGAGAATCATTAGAAGAAGCGGCAGTGCGTGAGGCACTGGAAGAGACATCGCTCAACGTAGAACTTGTACGGCAATTCCACGTCTACTCATCCCCTGACCGTGACCCGAGATTCCATACCATTGCTACAGTGTTTATCGCCCGTGCAGCAGGAACACCAGTTGCTGCAGATGATGCCAAAGAGGCAGAAATCTTTACGAGGGAAACACTCCCCGTGGAAATAGCCTTTGACCACAGGAAAATACTGGATGATTATTTCAACAGCAGATATTGA
- a CDS encoding HAD-IIB family hydrolase translates to MTSIIIITDLDGTLLHPASYSFKDAIPELEEAHTANIPVILCSSKTRAEIEVYRRQLNNHDPFISENGGGIFIPAGYFAGSEKSRRDDEYIVTILGRPYNVIRRIFNDIRDRTGIRVRGFGDMSPEEVAQLTGMELSDARLSKQRDFDEPFVFEEGEKRVEEFLNAIEKTGLHWTQGRFYHILGDNDKGKAVRMLMDYYKETRKIIVTIGLGDSFNDLPLLENVDYPVLVQKEDGSYEKRIKRENLIYASGIGPAGWSREVSKLIRRIREN, encoded by the coding sequence GTGACAAGTATAATAATAATTACAGACCTGGATGGCACCCTGCTGCATCCGGCAAGCTATTCGTTTAAGGATGCTATTCCTGAGCTTGAGGAAGCTCATACGGCGAATATTCCGGTAATTCTTTGCTCCAGTAAGACCAGGGCTGAAATTGAAGTATACCGCAGGCAGTTGAATAATCACGACCCGTTCATTTCTGAGAACGGAGGCGGAATCTTCATTCCTGCCGGATATTTTGCAGGTTCTGAGAAAAGTCGCAGGGATGACGAATACATCGTAACGATTCTTGGCAGGCCATACAATGTTATCAGGAGAATATTTAATGATATCCGGGACAGAACAGGGATAAGAGTAAGGGGATTTGGCGATATGAGTCCGGAAGAAGTGGCACAGCTTACAGGTATGGAGTTATCAGATGCCAGGTTATCAAAACAGCGGGACTTCGATGAGCCTTTTGTTTTTGAAGAGGGGGAAAAACGTGTTGAAGAGTTTCTGAATGCAATTGAGAAAACCGGACTGCACTGGACGCAGGGGAGATTTTATCACATCCTCGGTGACAATGATAAAGGGAAGGCCGTCAGGATGCTCATGGATTATTATAAAGAAACCCGGAAAATTATTGTTACAATCGGTCTTGGTGACAGTTTCAACGATCTTCCACTTTTGGAGAATGTGGACTATCCTGTTCTTGTTCAGAAGGAGGACGGGAGTTATGAGAAGAGAATAAAACGTGAAAACCTTATTTATGCGAGTGGTATAGGTCCTGCCGGATGGAGCAGAGAGGTTAGCAAACTTATAAGAAGGATAAGAGAGAATTAA
- a CDS encoding cation:proton antiporter — MEASEFFLKLLVIILSAKFLAEVFAYIKIPSVLGEVVAGIIIGPSLLGFIEPVPTFYLLAEIGILLLLFEVGLETDVGQIIRVGGQSFLVAATGVIAPAVFGFWVSHYGFGLSLIPSLFIGGTIVATSIGITVRVLVDLKKEKTRVSRIVLGAAVLDDVIGVVILAVLYDFAVKGTVNVFNTIKILAFITIFLLIAPVIAKLFVPMLARLTLISKTKGMAPTLIISVILILAVISHKVGAPEILGSFAAGIALARRFFFPLGSTIDHYSHQMAEKIEDSMKPIIELFVPLFFVMVGVSINFRVIDLASGAFWGFAGILTITAVITKMVSGIWVKGGWNRKLSTGIAMVPRGEVGLIFAEVAKRGGIFNDETYAVVVFVVALTTLLAPLALRYFMEDDSET, encoded by the coding sequence ATGGAGGCATCCGAATTTTTTCTGAAGTTACTTGTAATCATCCTGTCCGCAAAGTTCCTTGCCGAAGTCTTTGCATATATAAAGATCCCCTCTGTCCTCGGTGAGGTTGTTGCCGGCATCATCATTGGACCCAGCCTTCTCGGATTCATTGAGCCTGTTCCAACCTTCTATCTCCTTGCAGAGATCGGGATACTGCTTCTCCTCTTCGAGGTTGGTCTTGAGACAGATGTAGGACAGATTATCAGGGTTGGGGGACAATCCTTTCTTGTAGCGGCAACAGGGGTAATCGCCCCGGCTGTATTCGGGTTCTGGGTATCCCATTACGGATTCGGTCTCTCACTTATCCCCTCCCTGTTTATTGGCGGAACGATTGTGGCCACGAGCATTGGCATTACTGTCCGGGTTCTGGTAGATCTGAAGAAAGAAAAGACCAGAGTATCCAGGATCGTACTCGGGGCTGCTGTTTTAGATGACGTTATTGGTGTGGTCATCCTTGCTGTTCTTTATGACTTTGCAGTAAAAGGAACAGTTAATGTCTTCAACACGATAAAGATACTGGCCTTCATCACTATCTTTCTTCTTATTGCACCAGTCATCGCAAAATTGTTCGTTCCGATGTTGGCAAGGTTAACATTGATAAGCAAAACAAAGGGGATGGCGCCCACATTAATAATATCGGTGATCCTTATCCTCGCTGTTATTTCTCATAAGGTCGGTGCCCCTGAAATATTGGGATCTTTTGCTGCAGGAATTGCGCTGGCAAGACGTTTCTTTTTCCCATTGGGCTCAACCATTGATCACTACAGCCACCAAATGGCGGAAAAGATCGAGGATAGCATGAAGCCGATTATCGAACTCTTCGTCCCGCTCTTTTTTGTCATGGTTGGGGTGTCGATCAACTTCAGGGTTATTGACCTTGCCTCAGGGGCCTTCTGGGGATTTGCCGGCATATTGACAATTACCGCCGTTATCACAAAGATGGTCAGTGGTATATGGGTCAAGGGTGGCTGGAACAGGAAGCTTTCTACAGGGATTGCAATGGTGCCGAGGGGGGAAGTGGGGCTCATATTTGCTGAAGTTGCAAAAAGGGGCGGTATATTCAATGATGAGACCTATGCAGTAGTTGTATTTGTAGTAGCCCTGACAACGCTCCTCGCCCCTCTTGCCCTGAGATATTTCATGGAGGATGACTCGGAGACTTAG
- a CDS encoding DUF5615 family PIN-like protein: MKFLADENIFPKITAHLRDKGHDVKSLQEEGIFKSIDDEVMRMAKEEDRTVITFDKHFGNILKYPPGKTSGIIHIRIHPPLLEYILPSLDLLLNQYKSPSFSGKLIILERNGYRIRS, from the coding sequence TTGAAATTTCTTGCTGACGAAAATATTTTCCCTAAAATTACTGCCCATCTCCGTGATAAGGGGCATGATGTAAAATCTCTCCAGGAAGAAGGTATCTTCAAAAGTATAGATGACGAAGTTATGCGTATGGCCAAAGAAGAAGATCGGACTGTTATAACGTTTGATAAACACTTTGGCAATATTCTGAAATACCCCCCTGGGAAGACATCCGGAATAATTCATATAAGAATACATCCGCCACTTCTGGAATATATACTGCCTTCATTAGATCTCCTTTTAAATCAATACAAATCCCCTTCTTTCAGCGGGAAGTTGATAATTCTTGAAAGGAATGGTTACAGGATCAGGAGCTGA
- a CDS encoding DUF433 domain-containing protein → MNERIEINDNVCHGQPCIKGTRIMVYLILELLEAGLTPRDIVRDYYPNLKTEDITACLHYAATLIKEQEYVPFEEPVR, encoded by the coding sequence ATGAATGAGAGAATTGAAATAAATGATAATGTCTGCCATGGCCAGCCATGTATAAAAGGTACGAGAATTATGGTTTACCTTATTCTTGAACTTTTGGAAGCAGGACTTACTCCTCGTGACATTGTAAGAGACTATTATCCTAACCTGAAAACCGAAGATATTACCGCATGTCTTCATTACGCTGCAACGCTCATCAAGGAACAGGAATATGTTCCATTTGAAGAGCCGGTACGTTGA
- a CDS encoding TIGR00341 family protein produces MDFESLTYKLISYLKNIPGKMAAEVNHRTVIKDIYLEVDISPGYFLFLTLANLIALSGLITNSAAVIIGAMLISPLMGPILSCGFAFITGDWTIGKKALRKVTLSVAVTIVIAAFATYLSPLHEVTDEILSRTRPNLYDLIIAFFAGIAGAIAICTRKNYITIVTGVAIATAVIPPLSVAGFGMGTWNFYVAGGGFFLFFTNFVAIIFATSIIFFLYGFKPGIITEIGIAQLRKRIIILTLSFIIIAIPLIYTLHVSVSEVRLRGNINFALKQEFDVERRSHLATFGYVEGEEDTLEISAIVNTVDYLKEAEVKRIEEKVARYLNRDVILNVEQVRVQTGGLKEEAARSPLLPTLVPSRPPSEIIRSSREDSLGTIRKTVEKIDRIIAPSIVDDFYIGFHYKATPVVVSLKIKKDTPMTESEIQWLSKILSEDLGHPVDLKVETIPFITPLVFNRGETTLSDEMKTVLLEIKKVYQRDPSSEFVVESYPETASRKEKMLAEERAGIVVNILVDEFKIPRESVKKIVHRSTMKSPVVRISVL; encoded by the coding sequence TTGGATTTTGAGAGTTTGACATATAAATTAATCTCCTATCTGAAAAATATCCCAGGCAAGATGGCAGCCGAGGTCAACCATCGCACGGTGATCAAGGACATCTACCTCGAAGTGGATATATCTCCTGGCTACTTTCTCTTTCTGACACTTGCCAATTTGATTGCCCTGTCCGGCCTGATTACAAACAGCGCAGCGGTCATCATCGGCGCCATGTTGATCTCCCCATTGATGGGGCCGATCCTGAGCTGCGGTTTTGCATTTATCACAGGGGATTGGACAATTGGAAAGAAAGCCCTAAGGAAGGTGACCCTCAGCGTTGCCGTCACTATTGTGATAGCGGCCTTTGCAACCTATCTGTCTCCCCTGCATGAAGTGACAGATGAGATACTATCGAGGACAAGACCGAATCTCTATGACCTGATCATCGCCTTTTTTGCTGGCATCGCCGGTGCGATCGCGATATGTACGAGGAAGAATTACATCACGATAGTCACCGGTGTGGCGATTGCCACAGCAGTCATCCCTCCCCTGAGTGTTGCAGGATTCGGTATGGGGACGTGGAATTTCTATGTTGCAGGTGGCGGATTTTTTCTCTTCTTTACAAACTTCGTTGCCATCATCTTTGCCACCTCCATCATCTTTTTCCTCTACGGATTCAAACCTGGAATCATTACAGAGATCGGGATTGCACAGCTCAGGAAGAGGATTATCATCCTTACACTCAGTTTTATCATAATTGCAATTCCCCTGATCTATACCCTCCATGTCTCTGTATCAGAGGTAAGGCTAAGGGGTAATATCAATTTTGCTTTGAAGCAGGAATTCGACGTGGAAAGACGTTCCCATCTGGCCACTTTCGGATATGTTGAGGGAGAAGAGGATACACTTGAGATCAGCGCCATTGTCAACACCGTGGACTATCTGAAGGAGGCTGAGGTAAAAAGGATTGAGGAAAAGGTTGCCCGCTATCTCAATCGGGATGTTATACTGAATGTGGAGCAGGTGCGAGTGCAGACAGGAGGATTGAAGGAAGAAGCGGCGAGATCACCTTTACTGCCGACCCTTGTCCCTTCAAGACCTCCATCTGAAATTATCAGGAGCTCCCGTGAGGATTCTCTGGGGACTATCAGAAAGACCGTAGAAAAAATTGACAGGATAATTGCTCCTTCTATTGTGGATGATTTCTATATAGGCTTTCACTATAAGGCAACCCCTGTTGTTGTCAGCCTTAAGATAAAAAAAGATACCCCCATGACAGAGTCGGAGATTCAGTGGCTCAGTAAAATACTTTCTGAAGACCTGGGTCACCCGGTTGATCTGAAGGTGGAGACCATCCCGTTTATCACTCCTCTGGTCTTCAACAGGGGGGAGACAACTCTGTCAGATGAGATGAAGACTGTGCTGCTGGAAATAAAAAAGGTCTATCAAAGGGATCCATCATCTGAATTTGTTGTCGAATCCTATCCTGAAACAGCGAGCCGGAAGGAGAAGATGCTTGCAGAGGAAAGAGCAGGTATTGTTGTTAATATCCTTGTGGATGAATTTAAGATACCCCGTGAATCTGTAAAAAAAATAGTTCATAGAAGTACAATGAAATCACCTGTTGTAAGGATTTCTGTTTTATAG
- a CDS encoding glycerate kinase yields the protein MTINKEYLIDIFNFAIKAADPYRAVMGKLRVAGDKIILPEEEYNLNGFRRIVVIGAGKAVSPMARAIEEIFEGKIEEGIIIVKYGHTGLLRKVRQIEASHPLPDFNGVRGTNEIMDVLKRADEKTLVICLVSGGVSSLLVSPIDDVGLENKRAVTDLLLKAGANIDELNAVRKHISNVKGGRMAELAYPATIYTMILSDVIGDRLDVIASGPTVPDPTTYKDAVEVIRKYGLEDRIPVRVVKILEGGEKGKHKETPKGGEEFFRKARTVILGGIKEAIDAAREKAEAMGFTVDIVTSELQGEAKEVAKDLAVRAIEARNDMKAGDKPLCLISGGETTVTVKGNGLGGRNQELALAFAIEIAGKRGITLLSAGTDGTDGPTEAAGAIVDSRTMSLAREYGLDAEFYLENNDSYHFFEKLDSLSRERHHLKTGPTGTNVMDLQIIMVDKHEN from the coding sequence ATGACAATAAATAAAGAATATCTTATTGATATCTTCAACTTTGCAATCAAGGCGGCAGACCCTTATCGAGCAGTCATGGGGAAGCTAAGAGTCGCCGGTGATAAGATAATCCTCCCTGAAGAGGAGTATAACCTCAACGGTTTCAGGCGGATAGTTGTGATAGGGGCGGGGAAGGCTGTGTCTCCAATGGCACGTGCCATCGAAGAGATATTTGAAGGTAAAATTGAGGAGGGGATTATCATTGTCAAGTATGGACACACGGGATTACTCAGAAAGGTCAGGCAGATCGAGGCATCCCATCCGCTTCCTGATTTCAATGGTGTCAGAGGAACGAATGAAATAATGGATGTGCTGAAAAGGGCGGATGAAAAGACTTTGGTTATCTGCCTGGTATCCGGTGGCGTCTCATCCCTTCTTGTTTCACCTATAGATGACGTGGGTCTGGAAAATAAACGGGCTGTTACAGATCTTCTTCTGAAGGCAGGGGCTAACATCGATGAGCTAAATGCAGTCAGGAAACATATCTCCAATGTCAAAGGTGGCAGGATGGCGGAACTGGCCTACCCTGCTACTATATATACAATGATCCTTTCTGATGTAATCGGCGACAGGCTTGATGTTATTGCCTCAGGGCCGACCGTACCTGACCCCACTACATATAAAGATGCTGTAGAGGTTATAAGGAAATATGGACTTGAAGACAGGATTCCTGTCAGGGTAGTGAAGATTTTAGAAGGTGGTGAGAAAGGGAAGCATAAAGAGACACCAAAGGGCGGTGAAGAGTTTTTTAGAAAGGCAAGGACAGTCATCTTAGGGGGAATAAAAGAGGCGATTGATGCTGCCAGGGAAAAGGCTGAAGCCATGGGGTTTACAGTTGACATAGTGACGTCGGAACTTCAGGGGGAGGCGAAAGAAGTGGCAAAGGACCTTGCTGTCAGGGCAATAGAAGCAAGAAATGACATGAAGGCCGGTGATAAACCCCTCTGTCTCATCTCCGGCGGAGAAACAACTGTCACAGTAAAAGGAAACGGTCTCGGCGGAAGAAACCAGGAGCTTGCCCTCGCCTTTGCTATAGAGATTGCAGGAAAAAGGGGGATAACGCTCCTATCCGCCGGCACTGACGGCACTGACGGCCCTACGGAGGCTGCAGGAGCCATCGTGGACAGCAGGACGATGTCTCTTGCAAGGGAATACGGGCTTGATGCAGAGTTTTATCTTGAGAATAATGATTCATATCATTTCTTTGAAAAACTCGATTCCTTGTCGCGTGAGCGGCATCATTTAAA